One genomic window of Gossypium hirsutum isolate 1008001.06 chromosome D11, Gossypium_hirsutum_v2.1, whole genome shotgun sequence includes the following:
- the LOC121223444 gene encoding leucine-rich repeat receptor-like serine/threonine-protein kinase BAM2 isoform X1 has product MMRLTPISNLMARPSFLPPFMFGLLFATFGVILSAKYSSITVDQSALLALKSHITHDPHNFLATNWSTSTSVCSWIGVTCGSRHHRVTALNLSSMDLTGTISSQLGNLSFLASLDIHQNSFHGTLPIELTNLRRMKYLDFGNNSFNGEIPSWFGCFSKLQRLSLYLNNFVGVIPSTLGNLSKLERLGLGGNQISGRIPNSLFKCKELKFLSLGYNSLDGSIPTEIGNLTLLETLALSNNHFKGEIPLVIGNLTSLRFLYLSNNKLTGEIPLVIGNLTSLRELYLFNNKLTGIISCFFYSPFCY; this is encoded by the exons ATGATGCGCCTTACACCCATATCCAACCTTATGGCAAGACCAAGCTTCCTCCCTCCGTTTATGTTTGGGCTGCTATTCGCAACCTTTGGGGTTATTTTGTCTGCAAAATATTCTAGCATCACCGTTGATCAATCTGCTCTTTTAGCACTAAAATCTCATATAACTCATGATCCTCACAATTTCTTGGCAACCAATTGGTCTACTTCTACCTCCGTTTGTAGCTGGATTGGTGTCACATGTGGATCTAGACACCATAGAGTCACTGCACTGAATTTGTCAAGCATGGATCTCACAGGCACTATTTCTTCTCAATTGGGAAATCTATCTTTCCTTGCTTCGCTtgacattcatcaaaatagtttCCATGGTACTTTACCCATTGAGTTAACTAATTTGCGTCGGATGAAATATTTGGACTTTGGTAACAATAGCTTCAATGGAGAAATCCCATCATGGTTTGGTTGCTTCAGTAAACTTCAAAGATTGTCTCTGTACCTTAACAACTTCGTTGGTGTTATCCCATCTACTCTAGGCAATTTGTCAAAACTAGAAAGGTTGGGCTTGGGTGGGAATCAAATTTCCGGTAGAATTCCAAATAGTTTATTCAAGTGCAAAGAGCTGAAGTTTTTATCATTGGGTTACAACTCCTTGGATGGAAGTATACCTACAGAAATTGGAAATTTGACTTTGCTCGAGACTTTGGCTCTTAGTAACAACCATTTCAAAG GTGAAATTCCTCTTGTTATTGGAAACTTAACTTCTCTTCGATTTCTTTATCTTAGCAATAACAAATTGACAG GCGAAATTCCTCTTGTTATTGGAAACTTGACTTCTCTTCGAGAGCTTTACCTTTTCAATAACAAATTGACAGGTATAATTTCATGTTTCTTTTATTCTcctttttgttattaa
- the LOC121223444 gene encoding probable LRR receptor-like serine/threonine-protein kinase At3g47570 isoform X2 — MMRLTPISNLMARPSFLPPFMFGLLFATFGVILSAKYSSITVDQSALLALKSHITHDPHNFLATNWSTSTSVCSWIGVTCGSRHHRVTALNLSSMDLTGTISSQLGNLSFLASLDIHQNSFHGTLPIELTNLRRMKYLDFGNNSFNGEIPSWFGCFSKLQRLSLYLNNFVGVIPSTLGNLSKLERLGLGGNQISGRIPNSLFKCKELKFLSLGYNSLDGSIPTEIGNLTLLETLALSNNHFKGEIPLVIGNLTSLRELYLFNNKLTGIISCFFYSPFCY; from the exons ATGATGCGCCTTACACCCATATCCAACCTTATGGCAAGACCAAGCTTCCTCCCTCCGTTTATGTTTGGGCTGCTATTCGCAACCTTTGGGGTTATTTTGTCTGCAAAATATTCTAGCATCACCGTTGATCAATCTGCTCTTTTAGCACTAAAATCTCATATAACTCATGATCCTCACAATTTCTTGGCAACCAATTGGTCTACTTCTACCTCCGTTTGTAGCTGGATTGGTGTCACATGTGGATCTAGACACCATAGAGTCACTGCACTGAATTTGTCAAGCATGGATCTCACAGGCACTATTTCTTCTCAATTGGGAAATCTATCTTTCCTTGCTTCGCTtgacattcatcaaaatagtttCCATGGTACTTTACCCATTGAGTTAACTAATTTGCGTCGGATGAAATATTTGGACTTTGGTAACAATAGCTTCAATGGAGAAATCCCATCATGGTTTGGTTGCTTCAGTAAACTTCAAAGATTGTCTCTGTACCTTAACAACTTCGTTGGTGTTATCCCATCTACTCTAGGCAATTTGTCAAAACTAGAAAGGTTGGGCTTGGGTGGGAATCAAATTTCCGGTAGAATTCCAAATAGTTTATTCAAGTGCAAAGAGCTGAAGTTTTTATCATTGGGTTACAACTCCTTGGATGGAAGTATACCTACAGAAATTGGAAATTTGACTTTGCTCGAGACTTTGGCTCTTAGTAACAACCATTTCAAAG GCGAAATTCCTCTTGTTATTGGAAACTTGACTTCTCTTCGAGAGCTTTACCTTTTCAATAACAAATTGACAGGTATAATTTCATGTTTCTTTTATTCTcctttttgttattaa